The Balaenoptera acutorostrata chromosome 10, mBalAcu1.1, whole genome shotgun sequence genome has a window encoding:
- the XCR1 gene encoding chemokine XC receptor 1, which translates to MEPSDIPETTTPFEYDPQSFLCEKKTFVFATFSTTILYCLVFFLSMVGNSLVLWVLVKYESLESLTNVFILNLCLSDLVFSCLLPVWILGYHWGWLLGDFFCKLLNMIFSISLYSSISFLTVMTVHRYLSVVSPISSLRVHTLQCRMLVTIAVWAASILASIPDAIFHKVFPSGCDYSELEWFLASVYQHNIIFLLSLGIILFCYVEILRTLFRSRSKRRHRTVRLIFTIVAAYFLSWAPYNLILFLQTLLKLGVIQSCEVSQQLDYALLICRNVAFSHCCFNPVLYVFVGVKFRRHLKSLLRHFWLCRQQAPGLPPSPHPPGAFAYDGTSFY; encoded by the coding sequence ATGGAACCCTCAGACATCCCGGAGACCACCACCCCTTTTGAGTATGATCCTCAGAGCTTTCTGTGTGAGAAGAAGACCTTTGTCTTTGCCACCTTCAGCACCACCATCCTGTACTGCCTGGTGTTCTTCCTCAGCATGGTGGGCAACAGCCTGGTGTTGTGGGTCCTGGTGAAGTATGAGAGCCTGGAGTCCCTCACCAACGTCTTCATCCTCAACTTGTGTCTCTCAGACCTGGTGTTCTCCTGCTTGTTGCCCGTGTGGATCTTGGGGTACCACTGGGGCTGGTTGCTGGGAGACTTCTTTTGCAAGCTCCTCAACATGATCTTCTCCATCAGCCTCTACAGCAGCATCTCCTTCCTGACCGTCATGACCGTCCATCGCTACCTGTCCGTGGTGAGTCCCATCTCATCCCTGCGTGTCCACACCCTCCAGTGCCGCATGCTGGTGACCATAGCTGTGTGGGCAGCCAGCATCCTGGCCTCCATCCCCGATGCCATCTTCCACAAGGTGTTCCCTTCGGGCTGTGATTATTCAGAACTCGAGTGGTTCCTAGCCTCAGTCTACCAGCACAACATCATCTTCCTCCTCTCTTTGGGGATTATCCTGTTCTGCTACGTGGAGATTCTCAGGACCCTGTTCCGCTCGCGGTCCAAACGGCGCCACCGGACAGTCAGGCTCATCTTCACCATTGTGGCGGCATACTTCCTCAGCTGGGCTCCCTACAACCTGATCCTGTTTCTGCAGACACTGTTGAAACTTGGGGTCATTCAGAGCTGTGAGGTCAGCCAGCAGCTGGATTATGCCCTGCTCATCTGCCGCAACGTTGCCTTCTCCCACTGCTGCTTCAACCCGGTGCTCTACGTCTTTGTCGGGGTCAAGTTCCGCAGACACCTCAAAAGTCTGCTCCGGCACTTCTGGCTCTGCCGGCAACAGGCACCTGGCCTTCCCCCGTCACCTCACCCCCCAGGTGCCTTCGCCTATGATGGCACCTCCTTCTATTGA